A genomic stretch from Dermochelys coriacea isolate rDerCor1 chromosome 24, rDerCor1.pri.v4, whole genome shotgun sequence includes:
- the LOC122457345 gene encoding uncharacterized protein LOC122457345, with the protein MPISLVPPGYQGLGPHALSKGRSPREAAPLFHQVQSGWRPGPLGAGASRPARAAKCPSLAQAAAPPPPCPGPYSCSPLSCKESSSFQPLHKGLGWVTRLPPARRRAQRRLISARCISWADAWPGSPGPWPATPWRGWHLTPCDGRFRAWCGRGPSPRAPWGRISATGCWTSCGSAPMFRYAAGASRTCWTSPPPPRVLCCRVLFFPAPQPLHRARPTGCTLCSPHPMLLGAWSRPSSHRRDALGCSEPVGAGILALQPRRDGKGTRWWVPGPLLSAPQ; encoded by the exons ATGCCCATCTCACTGGTGCCACCTGGGTACCAGGGGCTGGGGCCCCATGCCCTGTCCAAGGGGAGGTCTCCTAGGGAGGCTGCCCCCCTTTTCCATCAGGTTCAGTCTGGTTGGAGGCCAGGCCCCTTGGGGGCGGGAGCAAGCAGACCTGCTCGGGCAGCCAAATGCCCAAGCCTGGCGCaggcagcagcccctcccccaccctgcccggGGCCGTATTCATGCAGCCCTTTGAGCTGCAAAGAATCCAGTAGCTTCCAGCCTTTGCacaaggggctgggctgggtcacGCGGCTCCCCCCTGCCCGCCGCAGGGCCCAGAGGCGGCTCATCTCCGCACGATGCATCTCCTGGGCAGACGCTTGGCCTGGCAGTCCCGGTCCCTGGCCCGCTACCCCCTGGCGCGGCTGGCACCTTACCCCCTGCGACGGGCGGTTCAGGGCATGGTGCGGCCGGGGCCCCTCCCCAAGGGCCCCGTGGGGCAGAATCTCAGCTACTGGCTGCTGGACGTCCTGCGGGAGTGCGCCTATGTTCCGCTATGCTGCTGGTGCATCAAGGACCTGCTGGACTAGCCCCCCGCCCCCTCGTGTGCTGTGCTGTCGCGTGCTTttcttcccagccccccagcccctccacaggGCTAGACCCACTGGCTGCACTCTGTGCTCGCCTcaccccatgctgctgggagcctGGAGCAGACCGAGCTCCCACCGGAGGGACGCTTTGGGATGCTCTGAGCCTGTAGGAG CTGGAATCCTGGCTCTCCAGCCCCGACGGGACGGGAAGGGGACTCGATGGTGGGTGCCTGGCCCCCTGCTCAGCGCTCCCCAATAA